In one Chitinophaga sancti genomic region, the following are encoded:
- a CDS encoding 2'-5' RNA ligase family protein: MNFERNERPRRPYSPPGAEKDQDPNKERPGGYFKPDFNNEREGRPGGYNQDNDRPNFNRDRGEGGGGYNRGDRDSGGGGYRPRDNGGYGGGGGYDRGGGGYSGGGDRDFNREGGGGGYNRGGGYGDREGGGGGYNRGGGGGYDRGSGGGGYDRGSGGGGFNRGGGGGGYDRGGGGGGYNRGGGGGGYDRGGGGGGYDRGGGGGGYNRGGGGGGYDRGGGGGGYNRGGGGGGYNRGGGGGGGFRGGPRPGGGGMRRPFTPKPDNKIYFIALLPTAEVGKEIIKIKQDFAENFGPVYALKVLPHITLQVPFTADPALEKAFCDELAEFAKTQAPFEVSLNGFGTFPNKQNRVLFINVEKSETMSALHRQLINFLRKEFGFSTMLARTGFTPHVTVAFKDLEDAQFEKAWPEYENKEYTASFKVNNLYFLRHNGKSWEVLQKCKLGGA, translated from the coding sequence ATGAATTTTGAGAGAAACGAACGCCCCCGCAGGCCCTACTCTCCTCCTGGTGCAGAAAAAGACCAAGATCCCAATAAGGAGAGACCAGGCGGTTACTTCAAACCCGATTTTAACAATGAAAGGGAGGGCAGACCTGGTGGATATAACCAGGACAATGACAGACCTAATTTTAACCGTGACCGCGGCGAAGGCGGCGGTGGCTATAATCGTGGTGATCGCGATAGTGGCGGCGGTGGATATCGTCCACGCGACAACGGTGGCTATGGCGGTGGCGGCGGTTACGATCGCGGCGGCGGTGGCTACAGTGGTGGCGGAGACCGTGATTTCAACCGTGAAGGCGGCGGTGGTGGTTACAATCGTGGCGGTGGCTATGGCGACCGTGAAGGCGGTGGTGGCGGCTACAACCGTGGCGGCGGTGGTGGTTACGATCGCGGCAGTGGTGGCGGTGGTTACGATCGCGGCAGTGGCGGCGGTGGTTTCAATCGCGGCGGCGGTGGTGGTGGTTACGATCGCGGCGGTGGTGGCGGTGGTTACAATCGCGGCGGTGGCGGCGGTGGTTACGATCGTGGCGGTGGCGGCGGTGGATACGATCGCGGCGGTGGCGGCGGTGGTTACAATCGCGGCGGTGGCGGCGGTGGATACGATCGCGGCGGTGGCGGCGGTGGTTACAATCGCGGCGGCGGCGGTGGTGGATACAATCGCGGCGGCGGTGGTGGCGGTGGCTTCAGAGGAGGCCCAAGACCAGGTGGCGGCGGCATGAGACGTCCGTTCACTCCTAAACCAGATAATAAAATCTACTTTATTGCCCTGCTTCCTACAGCTGAAGTAGGTAAAGAGATTATCAAAATAAAGCAGGATTTCGCTGAGAACTTCGGTCCTGTATATGCGCTGAAAGTACTGCCGCATATCACACTCCAGGTTCCTTTCACAGCTGATCCGGCATTGGAAAAAGCCTTCTGCGATGAACTGGCTGAATTTGCTAAAACCCAGGCGCCTTTCGAAGTGTCCCTGAATGGTTTTGGTACATTCCCGAACAAGCAGAACCGCGTACTGTTCATCAACGTTGAAAAGAGCGAAACCATGAGCGCCCTGCACAGACAACTGATCAACTTCCTGCGTAAGGAATTCGGTTTCAGTACCATGCTGGCTCGTACGGGTTTCACACCTCACGTTACCGTGGCTTTCAAAGACCTCGAAGATGCACAATTCGAAAAGGCCTGGCCAGAATACGAAAACAAGGAATACACTGCTTCATTCAAAGTGAACAACCTGTATTTCCTCCGTCATAACGGTAAATCCTGGGAAGTACTGCAGAAGTGCAAACTGGGTGGTGCGTGA
- a CDS encoding 2-oxoacid:acceptor oxidoreductase subunit alpha, whose product MSNTSVQQIEDVVIKFAGDSGDGMQLTGTQFSNNTALVGNDLSTFPDFPAEIRAPQGTLAGVSGFQLHFSSNRIFTPGDACDVLVAMNAAALKANLKSLKKGGIIIANTDGFDSKNLRLANYPDGVNPLEDGSLVNYQLHTMDVTKMTREALKESTLGMKEKDRAKNMFVLGFLYWLYDRSLESTENFLNEKFGKKPEILDSNLKALRAGYNLGDTVEAFTTRYRVEKARMEPGTYRSITGNTALSYGLIAASQKANLPLFLGTYPITPASDILHELSRYKNFNIRTFQAEDEIAGIASAIGASYGGHMGVTTTSGPGMALKGEAIGLAVMLEIPLLIINVQRGGPSTGLPTKTEQSDLLQAYYGRNGECPMPVISASTPSDCFDAAYEAFRLSIAHMTPVILLSDGYIANGAEPWRFPKADDLKPIPVKFKTVLEEGEDTYLPYHRDENLVRPWAVPGTPGLEHRIGGLEKQNITGNVSYDPENHQVMVRIRQEKVDKIADHIPPQTIELGPEKGKVLVLGWGSTYGAIKSAVLELLAEGHEVAHAHIRYLRPFPKNLGEILHNYDKVLIPEINNGQLIKIIREQFLIDAQGYNKIMGVPITKSELVNKIREML is encoded by the coding sequence ATGTCAAATACTTCGGTTCAACAGATAGAGGATGTCGTGATCAAGTTCGCTGGGGATAGTGGTGACGGTATGCAGTTGACGGGAACTCAGTTTTCCAATAATACAGCCCTCGTGGGTAATGACCTCAGCACTTTTCCTGACTTCCCGGCCGAAATCCGTGCCCCACAGGGTACCCTGGCCGGTGTGAGCGGATTCCAGCTCCATTTCTCCTCCAACCGTATATTTACCCCTGGTGATGCCTGTGATGTACTGGTGGCTATGAACGCAGCTGCGCTGAAAGCCAACCTCAAATCCCTTAAGAAAGGCGGTATCATCATCGCAAATACTGACGGTTTTGATTCAAAAAACCTGCGCCTGGCCAACTACCCTGACGGTGTAAACCCACTCGAAGATGGTTCCCTGGTGAATTACCAGCTTCATACCATGGACGTGACCAAGATGACGCGTGAAGCGCTCAAGGAAAGTACCCTGGGTATGAAAGAAAAGGACAGGGCCAAGAATATGTTCGTGCTTGGATTCCTCTACTGGTTGTACGACCGTAGCCTGGAAAGCACTGAAAACTTCCTCAACGAGAAATTCGGTAAGAAACCCGAAATCTTAGATAGCAACCTGAAAGCGCTGAGAGCAGGTTATAACCTGGGCGATACCGTAGAAGCCTTTACCACCCGCTACCGTGTGGAAAAAGCGAGAATGGAGCCCGGTACCTACCGCAGCATCACAGGTAACACTGCCCTGTCTTACGGCCTCATCGCCGCCAGTCAGAAGGCAAACCTGCCCCTGTTCCTGGGTACCTACCCAATTACACCCGCATCTGATATCCTGCATGAGCTGAGCCGTTACAAAAACTTCAATATCCGCACCTTCCAGGCTGAAGATGAAATAGCAGGTATTGCTTCCGCCATTGGTGCATCCTACGGTGGCCATATGGGGGTAACAACCACCTCTGGTCCTGGTATGGCACTGAAAGGCGAAGCCATCGGTCTGGCAGTAATGTTGGAGATCCCGCTGCTGATCATTAACGTTCAGCGTGGCGGTCCTTCCACAGGTCTGCCTACCAAAACAGAACAATCTGACCTCTTACAGGCATATTATGGTCGTAATGGCGAATGTCCGATGCCAGTGATCTCCGCATCTACACCATCTGACTGTTTCGATGCGGCTTATGAAGCATTCCGTCTTTCCATCGCACACATGACCCCTGTGATCCTGCTGAGTGATGGTTATATCGCAAATGGTGCTGAACCATGGCGTTTCCCGAAGGCTGACGACCTTAAACCAATTCCGGTGAAGTTCAAAACTGTACTGGAAGAAGGTGAGGATACCTACCTCCCTTATCACCGTGATGAAAACCTGGTGCGCCCCTGGGCAGTGCCTGGTACCCCTGGCCTGGAACACCGTATCGGTGGCCTGGAAAAACAGAACATCACCGGTAACGTTAGCTACGATCCTGAAAACCACCAGGTAATGGTGCGCATCCGCCAGGAAAAAGTTGACAAGATCGCAGATCACATTCCTCCTCAGACAATAGAACTGGGTCCTGAAAAGGGTAAAGTACTGGTACTGGGCTGGGGTTCTACTTATGGTGCTATCAAGAGCGCTGTACTGGAACTGCTGGCAGAAGGCCACGAAGTAGCGCATGCACACATCCGCTACCTGCGTCCTTTCCCTAAGAACCTGGGTGAGATCCTGCACAACTATGATAAAGTATTGATTCCTGAAATCAACAACGGGCAGCTCATCAAGATTATTCGTGAGCAATTCCTGATCGATGCACAGGGTTATAATAAGATCATGGGTGTACCTATCACTAAAAGCGAACTGGTTAATAAAATCAGGGAGATGCTGTAG
- a CDS encoding FecR family protein: MSEQFENIDTLIVRSLEDSLSPSEQTMLQTWLDEDATHRRYFDEIRRTWTITGEHDTHFIPDTEANWQRFRESMYTNDAPELKIVSKRNMYLRIAASITGIAVATMLYFTLRGPNEITELTAANEKKTISLPDGSKVYMNQHSRLRYDKQLAGAERAIHLEGEAFFEVANEPGRPFVVYANETQTQVLGTSFDVRAYAATPVEVAVVTGKVAVSHDVHKLVVTPGRKVTFAAGKQPKEDANNDANFIAWKENRFVFDGMQIRDVIKTLSGYYGVKIIVTDESIDTLHLERLSPETTSLTEIMNQISFITNSNWTKEGNTYRIYRK, encoded by the coding sequence ATGTCTGAGCAATTTGAAAATATTGATACGCTGATCGTACGCTCGCTGGAGGATTCACTCTCCCCTTCTGAGCAAACCATGCTGCAAACATGGTTAGACGAAGATGCCACACATCGCCGTTACTTCGATGAGATCAGGCGCACGTGGACGATAACCGGGGAACATGATACTCACTTTATCCCTGATACAGAAGCGAACTGGCAACGCTTCAGAGAAAGTATGTATACAAATGATGCCCCCGAACTGAAGATAGTGAGTAAGCGGAATATGTACCTGCGTATTGCAGCCAGCATTACCGGTATTGCAGTAGCAACAATGCTTTACTTTACCCTGCGCGGACCGAATGAAATCACTGAGCTGACTGCAGCCAATGAGAAGAAGACAATCTCTCTGCCTGATGGAAGTAAAGTATACATGAACCAGCACAGCCGTTTACGTTATGACAAGCAACTGGCTGGTGCCGAAAGAGCAATTCACCTGGAAGGAGAGGCATTCTTTGAAGTCGCTAACGAACCGGGAAGACCATTTGTGGTGTATGCGAATGAGACACAGACACAGGTACTGGGAACTTCTTTCGATGTACGTGCATATGCTGCCACACCTGTGGAAGTTGCGGTCGTAACCGGGAAAGTAGCCGTATCACATGACGTACATAAACTGGTAGTAACACCAGGACGTAAGGTGACATTTGCTGCGGGTAAACAACCTAAAGAAGATGCAAATAATGATGCAAATTTTATAGCGTGGAAAGAGAACCGGTTTGTGTTTGATGGTATGCAGATTCGCGATGTAATTAAAACGCTGTCGGGTTACTATGGTGTGAAGATTATCGTTACAGACGAAAGCATAGACACTTTGCACCTTGAACGCTTATCGCCGGAAACGACATCACTGACAGAAATAATGAATCAGATTTCTTTTATAACAAACTCAAATTGGACAAAGGAAGGAAATACGTATAGGATCTATAGGAAATAA
- a CDS encoding Gfo/Idh/MocA family protein, whose product MQRISMLGSGFIGRFYADSLLGQRSRDKIVSIYSRREETAQKFAADYQVPHWTTDIEASIAHPDVDVVCISLPNNLHEVAVLLCCKHKKGVICTKPLGRNAAEAKRMLEAVEKAGIFNGYLEDLVYTPKFLKALDSVKNGALGKILWAKSRETHPGPHSEWFWDKEQAGGGCILDLGCHCVEIARSFIGKDIKPVEVMCWADTQVKPIDAEDHAIGLVKYENGAIGQFEVSWTFRGGLDLRDEVMGTEGTIWINNFLRTGFDMFTTGKGADYVAEKAESNSGWLFPVGDELNDLGYNHMFTDMFAAMEQNRAPQESFYDGYVVNAILDAAYRSADSRQWEPVKLEIWRGRENVGKDVSQQEYDAQYYLVKEEMTHYGTKKLILKDKVSGAIIEKVID is encoded by the coding sequence ATGCAACGTATTTCCATGTTAGGTTCAGGCTTTATAGGCCGATTCTATGCTGATTCCCTGCTGGGGCAGCGTAGCCGTGATAAGATTGTTAGTATTTATTCCCGCAGGGAAGAGACTGCACAGAAGTTCGCCGCAGACTACCAGGTTCCTCACTGGACAACGGATATAGAGGCATCCATTGCTCATCCTGATGTGGATGTAGTATGTATCTCTTTGCCCAATAACCTCCATGAGGTAGCGGTATTGCTTTGTTGTAAACATAAGAAAGGGGTGATCTGCACAAAGCCACTTGGCCGTAATGCAGCGGAGGCCAAACGCATGCTGGAAGCTGTAGAAAAAGCAGGCATCTTCAATGGTTACCTCGAAGATCTCGTATATACACCCAAATTCCTGAAAGCACTGGATAGTGTGAAGAACGGAGCACTGGGCAAAATACTCTGGGCCAAATCCAGAGAAACACATCCCGGCCCACACAGCGAATGGTTCTGGGATAAGGAACAGGCAGGTGGTGGCTGTATCCTGGACCTGGGGTGCCACTGCGTGGAAATAGCCCGGTCATTTATCGGTAAAGACATTAAACCAGTAGAAGTGATGTGCTGGGCCGATACACAGGTAAAACCGATCGATGCCGAAGACCATGCCATTGGATTAGTAAAATATGAAAATGGGGCCATCGGTCAGTTCGAAGTGAGCTGGACTTTCAGAGGTGGTTTAGACCTGCGCGACGAAGTGATGGGAACAGAAGGCACTATCTGGATCAACAATTTTCTGCGTACAGGTTTTGACATGTTCACCACCGGTAAGGGAGCTGATTATGTAGCGGAAAAAGCGGAAAGCAACAGCGGATGGTTATTTCCTGTGGGCGATGAACTGAATGACCTGGGCTACAACCATATGTTCACCGATATGTTTGCAGCAATGGAACAGAACAGGGCACCACAGGAATCGTTCTACGACGGCTATGTGGTGAATGCGATTCTGGATGCTGCCTATCGCAGTGCTGATTCCAGACAATGGGAACCGGTGAAACTGGAGATCTGGAGAGGCCGAGAGAATGTGGGGAAGGATGTGTCACAGCAGGAATATGATGCACAATACTATCTTGTAAAAGAAGAAATGACACATTATGGTACGAAGAAGTTGATCCTGAAAGACAAAGTGAGCGGCGCTATAATTGAAAAAGTTATAGACTAA
- a CDS encoding RNA polymerase sigma factor, whose product MQAVLRTFSSTVSSYTKGNTDKGYFCTMPENAALQKLLRENEQLFMETLFRNWFPFVCKTIYRIVQDTATAEDLAQDVFIKIWNRRAELQEVYFKAYLHKAAINMALDYVDKQKRRGVHMELGEQHEPVRVENPGTGMSLQQTTRHIQQAVDKLPEKCREIFILSRYEELSYKEIATTLNISVKTVENQMVTALKKLRISLQDYLQVTILFIAGAALYPLLLQC is encoded by the coding sequence ATGCAAGCTGTACTCAGGACATTTTCCAGTACTGTTTCTTCCTATACGAAAGGGAATACGGACAAAGGTTATTTTTGTACCATGCCGGAAAATGCTGCATTGCAAAAATTATTACGGGAAAATGAACAGTTGTTCATGGAAACACTGTTCAGGAATTGGTTTCCCTTTGTCTGCAAGACGATCTACCGCATTGTTCAGGACACTGCCACTGCGGAAGACCTTGCACAGGATGTATTTATTAAGATCTGGAATCGCCGGGCTGAACTACAGGAAGTCTATTTTAAGGCTTACCTGCACAAAGCCGCGATCAATATGGCACTGGATTATGTTGATAAACAAAAGCGAAGAGGAGTACATATGGAATTGGGTGAACAGCATGAACCGGTTCGGGTGGAGAACCCTGGCACAGGCATGAGCCTGCAGCAGACCACCCGCCATATTCAGCAGGCGGTAGACAAGCTGCCCGAAAAGTGCAGGGAGATTTTTATACTTAGCCGATATGAAGAACTATCATACAAGGAGATTGCTACTACACTGAATATCTCTGTAAAAACAGTGGAGAACCAAATGGTAACAGCTCTTAAAAAACTACGAATTTCCCTGCAGGACTATTTGCAGGTGACTATCCTGTTCATAGCAGGAGCGGCGCTTTATCCTTTACTTTTACAATGTTGA
- a CDS encoding peptidase associated/transthyretin-like domain-containing protein, with protein MKKIMLVLAIAVTGAFAFRTSDEGSISGKITPADGATTAWAIIGTDTLKAPVNDGTFSLQQAKAGTYTVIVTAKSPFQDVTIANVRVEDGKATDLGEIKLAEK; from the coding sequence ATGAAAAAGATAATGTTAGTCCTAGCTATAGCCGTGACAGGTGCGTTTGCCTTCAGGACAAGTGATGAAGGAAGTATCTCAGGAAAGATAACGCCTGCAGATGGCGCAACAACAGCATGGGCGATTATAGGAACAGATACTTTAAAGGCTCCTGTGAATGATGGAACATTTTCATTGCAACAGGCCAAAGCCGGCACATATACTGTGATCGTGACTGCCAAAAGTCCATTCCAGGATGTGACTATCGCAAATGTGAGAGTAGAAGATGGCAAGGCAACCGATCTGGGCGAAATTAAACTGGCAGAAAAATAA
- a CDS encoding DUF6134 family protein gives MKSLVLFLSLSFISLALAAQTHSYEIRYGSHVIGNITAVQKVTGTARQIAIQSNVDMKPLARFNLNIDCDYDNNVLVLANAKRTTGKEGDNKYSVTKRDGKNYSINHNGERSVLNNTDIVHTVSELYFFEPHHITSIFSELQGAFLPLKSLGNGLYELTLPEGKKNVYKYEKGTLVQVEIPQAFGKALVVKIS, from the coding sequence ATGAAAAGCCTCGTACTGTTTTTATCGCTTTCGTTCATCAGCTTAGCACTAGCCGCACAGACACATAGTTATGAAATCCGCTATGGCAGTCATGTGATCGGCAATATCACTGCTGTGCAGAAAGTAACAGGCACCGCCAGACAAATTGCCATCCAGAGTAATGTCGATATGAAACCTCTTGCCAGATTCAACCTCAATATTGATTGTGATTACGATAACAATGTACTTGTACTTGCGAATGCAAAGCGCACCACAGGAAAGGAGGGAGACAACAAGTACAGCGTGACCAAAAGAGATGGGAAAAATTACAGCATCAACCATAATGGGGAACGATCAGTACTGAACAACACAGATATCGTACATACCGTATCGGAATTATATTTCTTCGAACCGCATCACATCACCAGCATATTTTCAGAACTACAGGGGGCCTTCCTGCCACTCAAATCATTAGGGAATGGGTTATATGAGCTGACCCTGCCAGAGGGCAAAAAGAACGTATATAAATACGAAAAAGGTACTTTGGTGCAAGTGGAGATACCGCAGGCTTTCGGAAAAGCACTGGTGGTGAAAATAAGTTAA
- the kynU gene encoding kynureninase → MFDLSWAFAEEQDQKDTLKSYRNQFYFPQRNGKDAIYFCGNSLGLQAKNVQPAIMQELEDWQQCAVEGYWGARNPWLYYQQYCSKPMMEIVGASQEELTVMNTLTVNLHLMMMTFYKPTKERFKILMEAGAFPSDQYAVETQVKLHGLDPATAIIEVAPREGEFLISEEDIFQIIDQESSSLALILLGGINYYTGQLFNMQSITEAAHRAGAVVGFDLAHVVGNVPVKLHDWEVDFAVWCSYKYLNGGPGAVGGAFIHERHARDRNRPRLGGWWGNEETIRFKMEKGFEPKDRAEGWQISTAQVFNMVALKASLELFESAGMAALREKSIRLTDYLEFLLKHIENIKFEIITPKNCKERGAQLSLLFHDRGKEIQQKMTEAGIIVDWREPGVIRVSPAPLYNSYGDVFHFYEIIANIA, encoded by the coding sequence ATGTTTGATCTATCATGGGCATTTGCCGAAGAGCAGGACCAGAAAGACACATTGAAAAGCTATAGGAATCAGTTTTATTTCCCACAGCGGAATGGAAAGGATGCGATATATTTTTGTGGAAATTCACTGGGTCTGCAGGCGAAGAATGTACAACCTGCAATCATGCAGGAGTTGGAAGACTGGCAGCAATGTGCAGTAGAGGGGTATTGGGGTGCCAGGAATCCATGGTTATATTATCAGCAATATTGCAGCAAGCCGATGATGGAGATAGTAGGTGCCAGCCAGGAGGAACTGACAGTAATGAATACACTAACTGTCAATCTGCACTTGATGATGATGACATTTTACAAACCGACAAAGGAAAGATTCAAGATATTAATGGAAGCAGGTGCGTTTCCCAGCGATCAGTACGCTGTGGAAACGCAGGTGAAACTGCATGGCCTGGATCCGGCAACGGCGATAATAGAAGTAGCGCCCCGTGAAGGAGAATTTTTAATAAGTGAGGAAGATATTTTTCAGATTATTGATCAGGAAAGTAGTAGCTTAGCGCTTATATTGTTGGGGGGAATAAACTATTATACCGGCCAATTGTTTAATATGCAATCCATTACGGAAGCAGCCCATAGAGCAGGGGCTGTAGTCGGGTTCGACCTGGCACACGTAGTAGGAAACGTACCTGTGAAGTTACACGACTGGGAAGTAGATTTTGCCGTGTGGTGCTCCTATAAGTATTTAAATGGAGGCCCGGGCGCAGTAGGTGGAGCATTTATACATGAAAGACATGCCCGAGACAGGAACCGGCCAAGATTAGGCGGCTGGTGGGGCAACGAGGAAACCATCCGTTTTAAAATGGAAAAAGGCTTTGAGCCTAAAGACCGTGCAGAAGGCTGGCAAATAAGCACGGCACAAGTATTTAACATGGTAGCATTAAAAGCCTCGCTGGAACTGTTTGAATCAGCTGGTATGGCAGCTTTGAGAGAGAAAAGTATACGACTTACCGACTATCTTGAATTCCTGTTAAAACATATAGAAAACATAAAATTTGAAATAATTACGCCTAAAAATTGTAAGGAACGCGGCGCCCAATTATCTTTGCTTTTCCATGACAGAGGTAAAGAAATCCAACAAAAGATGACGGAAGCCGGTATCATTGTGGACTGGCGAGAGCCCGGAGTCATACGGGTTTCACCGGCGCCCTTATATAACTCTTATGGAGACGTATTTCATTTTTATGAAATCATAGCAAATATTGCTTAA
- a CDS encoding TIGR00266 family protein — MRRNHEIDYRIYGEEIQIVEIELDPQETAVAESGSFMMMDQEIQMQTMFGDGSQSNQGILGKLMSAGKRMLTGESLFMTAFTNMGEGKKRVSFAAPYPGKIIPMDLSLMEGKVICQKDAFLCAAKGVSIGIEWQRKLGTGIFGGEGFIMEKLEGDGMAFVHAGGLVLEKQLLPGQVLKIDTGCLVAYTSGVDFDVEFVRGIKNMVFGGEGLFFATLRGPGKVWVQSLPISRLASRIVSYGTVRRKEEGSILGGLGNILDGD, encoded by the coding sequence ATGCGACGCAACCATGAAATAGATTACCGTATCTATGGTGAAGAAATACAGATTGTCGAAATAGAACTCGATCCACAGGAGACTGCCGTGGCCGAGAGTGGGAGCTTCATGATGATGGACCAGGAGATACAGATGCAAACCATGTTTGGTGATGGTTCACAGTCTAATCAAGGAATTTTAGGAAAATTGATGTCTGCCGGTAAGCGTATGCTGACCGGGGAAAGTCTTTTCATGACTGCATTTACGAATATGGGAGAGGGAAAGAAGCGGGTGAGTTTCGCAGCGCCTTATCCGGGTAAGATAATACCCATGGACCTGTCGTTAATGGAGGGAAAGGTAATCTGTCAGAAGGACGCGTTTCTATGTGCGGCGAAGGGCGTAAGTATTGGGATTGAGTGGCAGCGCAAGCTGGGAACGGGGATTTTTGGTGGTGAGGGCTTCATCATGGAAAAGTTGGAGGGTGATGGTATGGCTTTTGTGCATGCAGGAGGTTTGGTATTGGAGAAGCAATTGTTGCCCGGGCAAGTCTTAAAAATAGATACAGGATGTTTGGTGGCGTATACTTCCGGAGTAGATTTTGACGTTGAATTTGTACGCGGAATCAAAAATATGGTATTTGGAGGTGAAGGCTTATTTTTTGCCACACTGAGAGGACCCGGAAAGGTGTGGGTACAATCCTTACCCATCAGCCGTTTAGCAAGTAGAATTGTATCATATGGAACAGTTCGCCGAAAGGAAGAAGGTAGCATTTTAGGCGGGTTAGGAAATATCCTGGATGGAGATTAA
- a CDS encoding Bax inhibitor-1/YccA family protein translates to MALFQPNNPVLNEKTFREAALKSTDNSMTVKGTANKTAFLLALVICAAVYSWGVLAREGNIMPFLLIGGIGGFVLAIIISFKKEWAPYLSPAYALAEGLFLGVISALVANFYNGIVMQAVGLTLCTAIAMLVLYKTGVLRATAKFRAIVYTATAGIAVFYLIALVLRLFSIDIPFLHQGGTVGIIFSLVVVAIAALNLILNFDMIEQGTAQGMPKYFEWYAAFGLLVVLVWLYLEILQLLLKLNRR, encoded by the coding sequence ATGGCATTATTCCAACCCAATAATCCTGTCCTGAATGAGAAGACATTTAGGGAAGCTGCCCTGAAATCTACAGACAACTCAATGACTGTTAAGGGTACTGCCAATAAGACTGCGTTTCTTTTAGCCCTGGTAATCTGTGCGGCTGTTTACTCCTGGGGAGTACTTGCAAGAGAGGGCAACATTATGCCATTCCTGCTTATAGGAGGTATCGGTGGCTTCGTACTGGCTATTATTATTAGTTTTAAGAAAGAATGGGCACCATATCTGTCACCTGCTTATGCACTGGCAGAAGGTTTATTTCTCGGTGTGATCTCCGCTTTGGTTGCTAATTTCTATAATGGTATTGTAATGCAGGCTGTAGGTCTGACATTATGTACTGCCATTGCAATGCTGGTATTGTACAAAACCGGTGTGCTCCGTGCAACTGCAAAGTTCCGTGCTATTGTATATACAGCGACTGCAGGTATTGCAGTGTTCTACCTGATTGCACTGGTACTGCGTCTTTTCTCTATTGATATTCCTTTCCTGCACCAAGGTGGCACAGTAGGTATTATCTTTTCACTGGTAGTAGTTGCGATTGCTGCGCTGAACCTAATCCTGAACTTTGATATGATTGAGCAGGGTACTGCCCAGGGTATGCCTAAGTATTTTGAGTGGTATGCTGCGTTTGGTCTGCTGGTGGTATTGGTATGGTTATATCTGGAGATACTGCAACTGCTGTTAAAATTAAATAGAAGATAG